Proteins encoded together in one bacterium window:
- a CDS encoding TAXI family TRAP transporter solute-binding subunit, with protein MFSKSLISRAALAALLVAVLAVSTACSGGGPGEGETAAPTNRFLSVGTAPPGGAFFVVGGALAEVLNAHPGASGWQVTAEATKGTQENLRRLDSGELDFALANSAISYFAVRGEGAWEKELPVRVVMTLAPNVALFIAPESGDVKTIADLRGKRVVLGPAGAGFDYFLRPILGAHGLTYDDVSPLNATQAGAVDLLADGSAAAAFLGGAVPTASITQASSSQNITYVPFDGEAVEQLLADYPFFDRATIPAGTYRGLDEDYTGMNVGSMHLVTSAAVDDERVYQVTKTIYENRAEVVEKHPAGKAINPKVVVRDTGTEFHPGAVRFYREIGIWPAAPAGNDGE; from the coding sequence ATGTTTTCGAAGTCCTTGATCTCCAGAGCCGCTCTGGCGGCGCTTCTCGTTGCCGTCCTGGCGGTGTCCACGGCATGTTCCGGCGGTGGCCCCGGTGAGGGTGAGACGGCCGCTCCGACGAACCGTTTCCTGAGCGTCGGCACGGCGCCGCCCGGCGGCGCGTTCTTCGTGGTCGGCGGCGCGCTGGCCGAGGTGCTGAACGCCCATCCCGGCGCGAGTGGCTGGCAGGTGACCGCCGAGGCGACCAAGGGGACCCAGGAGAACCTGCGCCGGCTCGACAGCGGCGAGCTCGACTTCGCGCTGGCCAACTCGGCGATCAGTTACTTCGCGGTCCGCGGCGAGGGCGCCTGGGAGAAAGAGCTCCCGGTTCGGGTGGTGATGACCCTGGCGCCGAACGTGGCCCTTTTCATCGCGCCCGAGAGCGGTGACGTCAAGACCATCGCCGATCTACGCGGCAAGCGGGTTGTGCTGGGGCCGGCGGGCGCGGGCTTCGACTACTTCCTGCGGCCGATTCTCGGCGCCCACGGACTCACCTATGACGACGTCTCACCGCTCAACGCGACCCAGGCCGGCGCGGTGGATCTTCTGGCCGACGGTTCGGCCGCGGCGGCCTTTCTTGGCGGAGCGGTGCCGACGGCCTCGATCACCCAGGCCTCGTCCTCGCAGAACATCACCTACGTGCCCTTCGACGGCGAGGCGGTTGAGCAACTGTTGGCCGATTATCCGTTCTTCGATCGGGCGACGATTCCCGCCGGGACTTATCGCGGGCTCGACGAGGACTATACCGGCATGAACGTCGGCTCGATGCACCTCGTCACCTCGGCCGCGGTCGACGACGAGCGGGTCTACCAGGTGACCAAGACGATCTACGAGAACCGCGCCGAGGTGGTGGAAAAGCACCCGGCCGGCAAGGCGATCAACCCCAAGGTGGTGGTGCGCGATACCGGCACCGAGTTCCACCCGGGTGCAGTGCGGTTCTATCGTGAGATCGGTATCTGGCCCGCCGCCCCTGCCGGCAACGACGGCGAATGA
- a CDS encoding ABC transporter permease, which yields MRGLIHFWRSHLAVTIGAAVACAVLTGALIVGDSVRGSLSDLVLDRLGEVDQAVVSDGFIRSELAEDLAAQAGDGTASGLRIEPAISVRGSVRHRDSDDRQRRASEVQIFGVSAGFWDLFPKTGAFAFEQSVGRIAPSAIVNEALARELDLQAGDTVLVAVERPAEVPRETLVGREEAEDTIERFRLAVTAIMPDTGAGGFRFSPQQAAPRNLFVELERLQRALLGRDHRGRVNTFLMSSDTETADSSRTSVAELVAETVELEDLSLMLEPTEYGFRLGSRQFVLADATTETVIELAEDNGLALRPSLTYLANSLTSPNGSVPYTTITALDPVGDSRLRLPGLSGLPALTLTSGDSVPRLAEDQIVVDAWAAEDLGVDPGDLTGPGTDLDAGLGQPIQLTYYKLGARDELSEKTVTLELAGVAALAGPAVDPGLTPDFPGMADAEDIAAWDPPFPVELGRIRDRDEEYWDLYRAAPKAFVSLATGRKLWSSRFGHTTTVEIAPAPGGSTEGLERLLREDLPRRLARGSGLTILDLRADGLEAARGATDFGGLFLALSFFLIGSAALLVALLFRLGVEQRAREVGLLRAVGFPEAKVRRRFLVEGLVLAAVGSLLGVAAAAGYAAAMLAALRSWWLSAVGTTGLALHLAPISLAIGWLASVLTVAFTLWLALRNLRRVPAPSLLAGAVEAVRAKPAWVSSRRIAWVAAATAIVLLAVAPFLGTQALPLVAMGIGFLLLIAGIALLANWLRYGKRSASRLSGMLGRRPVIAMGARNSGRNPGRSLASVALIASAVFLLVIVGANRRSGVVDADSRDSGAGGFRLLAESDVSIHVDLNDSELHSGLGLSREDSAILAGSQIWPLRRLPGEDASCLNLYRPGRPNVLGVSDEMIARGGFSFQSASEDVENPWELLQRELEPGVIPAIADYNSAVWILHLGLGKDLVLESQNGEEVRLRLVGLLKKSIFQSELLVSEQNFLEHFPRQTGYSFFLVESPAGDDLAQGTVTEILEGNLDRFGFDVTSSAERIASFQAVENTYIATFQTLGGLGLLLGTIGLGVVLLRNVLERRSELATLRAFGFRSGLLARMVLAENGVLLMVGIAIGTIAGIVGVLPNLLSEGHQLPGLSLAATILLVFVVGMLASIFAVAGTVRAPLLPALKGD from the coding sequence ATGCGCGGGCTCATCCACTTCTGGCGCTCTCACCTGGCGGTGACAATCGGAGCCGCGGTGGCCTGTGCGGTCTTGACCGGCGCTCTCATCGTCGGGGATTCGGTTCGCGGCAGTCTCAGCGATCTGGTCCTGGATCGACTCGGTGAAGTGGACCAGGCCGTCGTCAGCGACGGTTTCATTCGTAGCGAGCTGGCCGAAGACCTCGCGGCCCAAGCCGGAGACGGTACCGCGAGCGGTCTTCGAATCGAGCCAGCCATCTCCGTCAGAGGATCCGTGCGGCACCGTGACAGTGACGACCGTCAGCGACGCGCCTCGGAGGTCCAGATCTTCGGCGTGAGCGCCGGCTTCTGGGATCTCTTTCCGAAAACCGGGGCGTTCGCCTTCGAGCAGAGCGTTGGACGAATCGCGCCCTCTGCGATCGTCAACGAGGCCCTGGCCCGCGAGCTCGACCTCCAAGCCGGTGACACCGTCCTAGTAGCGGTCGAGCGACCGGCGGAGGTACCGCGCGAAACGCTGGTCGGACGCGAAGAGGCCGAGGACACCATCGAGCGCTTCCGTCTTGCGGTAACCGCCATCATGCCGGACACCGGCGCCGGCGGCTTTCGCTTCAGTCCCCAGCAAGCCGCTCCGCGCAACCTGTTCGTCGAGTTGGAACGACTTCAGAGGGCACTCCTGGGCCGAGACCACCGAGGGCGCGTCAACACCTTCCTGATGTCTTCGGATACAGAAACAGCCGACTCGAGCCGAACCAGCGTGGCCGAGCTGGTAGCCGAGACCGTCGAGTTGGAGGACCTCTCACTCATGCTCGAGCCTACCGAGTATGGCTTTCGCCTGGGCAGCCGGCAGTTCGTGCTCGCCGATGCCACCACGGAGACGGTCATCGAGCTTGCCGAGGACAACGGGCTGGCCCTGCGTCCGTCGCTCACCTACCTCGCCAACTCACTCACCTCGCCGAACGGCTCGGTGCCCTACACCACCATCACGGCGCTAGATCCGGTAGGCGATTCGCGGTTGCGTCTACCGGGGCTCTCGGGGCTGCCGGCCTTGACGCTGACGAGCGGCGATTCGGTTCCTCGGCTGGCCGAAGACCAGATCGTCGTCGACGCCTGGGCGGCCGAAGATCTCGGAGTCGACCCCGGCGATCTCACCGGTCCAGGCACCGACCTCGACGCCGGGCTCGGTCAACCTATCCAGCTCACCTACTACAAGCTCGGGGCCCGCGACGAGCTCTCTGAGAAGACCGTAACGCTCGAGCTCGCCGGTGTCGCGGCCCTTGCCGGGCCGGCCGTCGACCCCGGTCTCACGCCCGATTTCCCCGGCATGGCCGATGCCGAAGACATCGCCGCTTGGGATCCGCCGTTTCCGGTCGAGCTGGGGCGGATTCGAGACCGCGACGAGGAGTACTGGGACCTCTACCGCGCCGCGCCCAAGGCCTTCGTCTCGCTAGCCACCGGACGCAAGCTCTGGTCGAGCCGCTTCGGTCACACCACCACCGTGGAGATCGCACCCGCACCGGGCGGCTCGACCGAAGGTCTCGAGCGTCTGCTGCGCGAGGACCTGCCCCGGCGACTGGCGCGTGGCAGTGGGCTGACGATCCTCGATCTGCGTGCCGACGGTCTCGAGGCCGCCCGCGGGGCTACCGACTTCGGCGGTCTGTTCTTGGCTCTAAGTTTTTTCCTGATCGGTTCGGCAGCGCTTCTGGTGGCCCTGCTCTTTCGGCTCGGAGTCGAGCAACGCGCCCGCGAGGTTGGTCTGTTACGCGCGGTCGGCTTCCCGGAGGCCAAGGTTCGACGCCGCTTCCTGGTCGAGGGCCTCGTGCTTGCAGCGGTCGGTTCTCTCCTCGGCGTCGCCGCGGCCGCCGGCTACGCCGCCGCCATGTTGGCGGCTCTTCGAAGCTGGTGGCTGTCGGCGGTTGGCACGACCGGGCTCGCGCTCCACCTGGCTCCGATCTCGCTCGCGATCGGCTGGCTGGCTTCGGTTCTGACCGTCGCATTCACTCTCTGGCTCGCGCTGCGCAACCTGAGACGGGTTCCGGCCCCGAGTCTTCTCGCCGGCGCGGTCGAAGCGGTGCGAGCGAAACCTGCCTGGGTGTCGTCTCGGAGGATTGCGTGGGTGGCGGCCGCGACGGCGATCGTCCTGCTCGCGGTCGCACCGTTTCTGGGTACCCAGGCCCTGCCGCTCGTCGCCATGGGAATCGGCTTTCTTCTGCTCATCGCCGGAATAGCCCTGTTGGCCAATTGGCTGCGCTACGGCAAGCGCTCGGCGAGTCGGCTCTCCGGCATGCTCGGACGAAGGCCGGTGATTGCGATGGGTGCGCGCAACAGCGGCCGCAACCCGGGCCGGAGCCTGGCGAGTGTCGCCCTGATCGCGAGCGCGGTTTTTCTCTTGGTGATCGTCGGAGCCAACCGCCGAAGCGGGGTCGTCGACGCCGACTCGCGAGACTCCGGCGCCGGCGGCTTCCGGCTGCTTGCCGAGAGCGACGTTTCGATCCACGTCGACCTCAACGACTCGGAGCTACATTCCGGGCTCGGACTCTCGCGTGAAGACTCCGCGATCCTGGCGGGCTCGCAGATCTGGCCGCTCCGCCGCCTGCCGGGCGAAGACGCCAGCTGCCTCAATCTCTACCGACCCGGCCGGCCCAACGTTCTCGGAGTTTCGGACGAGATGATCGCGCGCGGAGGCTTCTCCTTCCAGTCCGCTTCCGAAGACGTCGAGAATCCCTGGGAGCTGCTCCAGCGCGAGCTCGAGCCCGGCGTGATCCCCGCGATCGCCGACTACAACTCGGCGGTTTGGATCCTCCACCTCGGTCTCGGCAAAGACCTCGTCCTCGAGAGCCAAAACGGAGAGGAAGTGCGTCTGCGCCTCGTCGGGCTGCTCAAGAAGAGCATCTTTCAAAGCGAACTGCTGGTCTCGGAGCAGAACTTCCTCGAACACTTTCCTCGCCAGACCGGCTACTCGTTCTTCCTGGTCGAATCTCCCGCGGGCGACGACCTCGCGCAGGGAACCGTCACCGAGATCCTGGAGGGCAATCTCGACCGGTTCGGCTTCGACGTCACCTCCTCGGCCGAGCGCATCGCGAGCTTTCAGGCGGTCGAGAATACCTATATCGCCACCTTCCAAACTCTCGGCGGCCTCGGGCTGCTGCTCGGCACCATCGGACTGGGCGTGGTGCTGCTCAGGAACGTTCTCGAGCGCCGCAGCGAGCTCGCCACCCTGCGGGCCTTCGGGTTCCGCTCCGGACTGCTCGCCCGCATGGTGCTCGCCGAGAACGGCGTCCTGCTGATGGTCGGTATCGCCATCGGCACGATCGCCGGCATCGTCGGCGTCCTGCCCAACCTGCTTTCCGAAGGCCATCAGCTGCCGGGGCTGTCGCTCGCCGCAACCATCCTCCTGGTCTTCGTGGTCGGCATGCTGGCCAGCATTTTCGCGGTCGCCGGCACCGTTCGAGCACCGCTGTTGCCGGCGCTCAAGGGCGACTAA
- a CDS encoding ABC transporter ATP-binding protein codes for MTEAKALRVQDLHKSFSTGDETVRVLDGISFELGENEAVAVTGPSGSGKSTLLHLLGALDTPTSGTIAIDGRSPFDLAEKELARFRNRTLGFVFQEHHLLPQYTVLENVLLPTLAFPPPPDSAEATARELLKRVGLSHRLSHRPAQLSGGERQRAAVARALVQGPKVVLCDEPTGNLDRANADGVAKLLFELHREAGNVLIVVTHNQELASQFRRRFDLVDGKLSDI; via the coding sequence ATGACCGAAGCGAAAGCACTTCGCGTTCAGGACCTCCACAAGAGCTTCTCAACCGGCGATGAGACGGTGAGGGTGCTCGATGGAATCTCGTTCGAGCTCGGAGAGAACGAGGCGGTTGCCGTCACGGGCCCGTCCGGCTCCGGCAAGAGCACCCTCCTCCATCTTCTGGGAGCTCTCGACACACCCACATCCGGGACGATCGCAATCGACGGCAGGAGTCCCTTCGATCTCGCCGAAAAGGAGCTCGCTCGCTTCCGCAATCGCACCCTGGGATTCGTTTTCCAGGAGCACCATCTCCTGCCGCAATACACCGTGCTGGAGAACGTCCTCTTGCCGACACTCGCCTTCCCGCCGCCGCCCGACTCCGCCGAAGCGACGGCGCGCGAACTTCTCAAACGGGTGGGCCTGAGCCACCGCCTTTCTCACCGGCCGGCGCAGCTCTCCGGAGGTGAGCGCCAACGGGCCGCGGTGGCGCGAGCTCTGGTCCAGGGGCCCAAGGTAGTGCTGTGCGACGAGCCCACCGGCAACCTCGACCGCGCGAACGCCGACGGCGTGGCGAAGCTCTTGTTCGAGCTTCATCGCGAAGCCGGCAACGTCCTGATCGTGGTGACTCACAATCAGGAGCTCGCATCGCAATTCCGACGCCGGTTCGACCTGGTCGACGGCAAGCTCTCGGACATCTGA
- a CDS encoding TRAP transporter fused permease subunit has protein sequence MTLDEGLRSRIAAAAAVVLPIFALAEINYPHLAPQSQLAIFAALGLVICFLGTRRKLGEHSPLAAAADVVLAVLAVGVCAWVVVQTEPLFEASWLLGSSLGDRAGAETGLDVLVGAVGLIVVLEATRRTIGWVLPALAGAFLLYAYFGASLPSWLLPHRGYGAERIVAQTFLQSQGVFGIALRVMFTYVFLFVLFGALLEATGATGFIVEAARRLFRKSTGGAAKVSVLSSGLMGSLSGSAVANTATTGTFTIPMMRSSGFPRHVAGGVEAAASSGGALVPPVMGAGAYMMLEIVTPPVTYLEIIQAAFLPALVYYFSIFAVVHLTARRFSAFGLDGEPEETEEARPDSSAPSLPKASMFRFEGLVFISALGGLILFLLLGFSVFRAVSLALAMVLLVSSFHRATRLNAKQLLLAVLKAGRDSVPLVSAAACVGVVIGVVTLTGIGTRLPALILPLAQDHLLLALGAIMLSSIVLGMGLPSAVCYLLLATLIGPVLGKLGVVPLAAHLFIFYFGMMSMVTPPVALAAYAASSISGSSFLKTSWSAFRFALVGFVLPYIFVLRPALLMLAPDGSRAPLGDTIAALAIALLGVLPLAAAITGRLFTELKAAERIGLFAVAVFTLLPGGAGTMGWSFAWWNLAAVALYVAALAWDRRRLKRGLGLRATT, from the coding sequence ATGACCCTCGATGAGGGCCTGAGATCGCGGATCGCCGCAGCCGCGGCCGTCGTTCTGCCGATTTTCGCCCTTGCCGAGATCAACTACCCGCATCTCGCGCCCCAGTCGCAGCTCGCGATCTTCGCGGCGCTGGGATTGGTGATCTGCTTTCTGGGGACCCGTCGCAAGCTCGGTGAGCATTCGCCCCTGGCCGCTGCCGCCGACGTGGTCCTGGCCGTCCTGGCCGTAGGGGTCTGCGCCTGGGTCGTCGTCCAGACCGAGCCGTTGTTCGAAGCCTCATGGCTCCTCGGCTCGTCGCTCGGCGACCGCGCGGGTGCCGAGACCGGGCTCGACGTGCTGGTCGGGGCGGTCGGCTTGATCGTGGTTCTCGAGGCCACCCGCCGGACGATCGGTTGGGTGCTGCCGGCACTCGCCGGCGCGTTTCTGCTCTATGCTTACTTCGGGGCCTCGCTCCCCTCGTGGCTTCTCCCCCATCGCGGCTACGGCGCCGAGCGCATCGTGGCGCAGACCTTTCTCCAGAGCCAGGGCGTCTTCGGGATCGCCCTCCGGGTGATGTTCACCTACGTGTTTCTGTTCGTGCTCTTTGGCGCGCTCCTCGAGGCCACCGGCGCGACCGGGTTCATAGTTGAAGCGGCCCGGCGCCTGTTTCGCAAGTCGACCGGCGGCGCGGCCAAGGTCTCGGTGCTCTCGAGCGGCCTGATGGGCTCGCTTTCCGGGAGCGCGGTCGCCAACACCGCGACCACCGGCACCTTCACGATTCCGATGATGCGCAGCTCCGGCTTCCCGCGTCATGTCGCCGGCGGGGTCGAGGCCGCGGCCAGCTCGGGCGGCGCGCTGGTGCCTCCCGTGATGGGCGCCGGTGCCTACATGATGCTTGAGATCGTGACACCGCCCGTGACCTACCTCGAGATCATACAAGCGGCGTTTCTGCCCGCCCTGGTCTACTATTTTTCGATCTTCGCCGTCGTCCATCTGACGGCCCGCCGGTTCAGCGCTTTCGGCTTGGATGGAGAGCCGGAGGAAACGGAAGAGGCGCGACCGGACTCGTCGGCCCCATCGCTTCCGAAGGCCTCGATGTTTCGATTCGAGGGATTGGTATTCATCTCGGCGCTGGGCGGACTGATCCTGTTCCTGCTTCTGGGCTTCTCGGTGTTTCGCGCCGTCAGCCTGGCACTCGCCATGGTGCTCCTGGTCTCGAGCTTCCATCGCGCCACGCGCTTGAACGCGAAACAGCTACTGCTGGCGGTCCTCAAGGCCGGCCGGGATTCGGTGCCGCTGGTGTCGGCGGCGGCGTGTGTCGGGGTCGTCATTGGAGTCGTGACCTTGACCGGAATCGGCACCAGGCTGCCGGCGTTGATCCTGCCGCTGGCGCAGGACCACCTGCTGCTGGCTCTGGGCGCAATTATGCTCTCCTCGATCGTCTTGGGGATGGGCCTGCCCTCGGCGGTCTGCTACCTGCTGCTCGCGACCCTGATCGGTCCGGTCCTGGGCAAGCTCGGGGTCGTGCCGCTCGCGGCACATTTGTTCATCTTCTATTTCGGCATGATGTCGATGGTGACGCCGCCGGTGGCGCTCGCCGCTTACGCCGCGAGCTCGATCTCGGGCTCGTCGTTCTTGAAGACCAGCTGGTCGGCATTCCGCTTCGCGCTGGTCGGGTTCGTACTGCCCTATATCTTCGTCCTGCGCCCGGCGCTCCTGATGCTCGCCCCGGATGGCTCCCGGGCGCCGCTGGGAGACACGATCGCCGCGCTGGCGATCGCTCTCCTGGGAGTCCTGCCGCTGGCCGCGGCGATCACCGGCCGACTCTTCACCGAGCTCAAGGCGGCCGAGCGGATCGGGTTGTTCGCGGTGGCGGTCTTTACGCTCCTGCCCGGAGGCGCCGGCACCATGGGCTGGAGCTTCGCCTGGTGGAACCTGGCGGCGGTGGCGCTGTACGTGGCGGCGCTCGCCTGGGACCGGCGCAGGTTGAAGAGAGGTCTCGGCTTACGGGCGACCACCTAG
- a CDS encoding glycosyltransferase family 4 protein has protein sequence MRIAYIAAGAGGMYCGSCIHDNTVAAQLQKFGHEVALLPTYTPIRTDEASVSGKRVFYGAVGVYLEQKSEFFRTRHAAIDWLLNRPFLLNLAAKFGGSTDARELGELALGVLQGENGSAHKELDELVGWLRDEFKPDVVHITNSMFLGLVRRLKQELGVPVVVAVQGEDLFIDDLPSAYREKVVAEMRARAQDADIFLAPNEFYADRMAELLGVERHKLTVVPLGLKLDGHREPLADRGAGESLSIGYLARICPEKGLHILVDAFLVLAAEDGREDLRLRVAGYLGAKDRSYYLDLERKLHEAGLIERFDFLGEVDRRAKISFLRSLDVFSVPTVYREAKGISVLEAMANAVPVVQPEHGSFPEMIRAIGGGTLVEPRSVEALAEGLRELLDAPDERSRLGEAGRAAVLGRFGEEPMAEATAALYQTLIDG, from the coding sequence ATGAGGATCGCCTATATCGCCGCCGGCGCCGGTGGCATGTACTGCGGCTCGTGTATTCATGACAACACGGTCGCGGCGCAGCTGCAGAAATTCGGTCACGAGGTGGCGCTTCTGCCCACCTACACACCGATCCGCACCGACGAGGCCAGTGTCAGCGGAAAACGGGTGTTCTACGGCGCCGTCGGGGTCTACCTGGAGCAGAAGAGCGAGTTCTTTCGGACTCGCCACGCGGCGATCGACTGGCTCTTGAACCGTCCTTTCTTGCTCAACCTCGCAGCGAAGTTCGGCGGTTCGACCGATGCCCGCGAGCTCGGCGAGCTCGCCCTGGGTGTGCTTCAGGGCGAAAACGGATCGGCCCACAAAGAGCTCGACGAGCTGGTCGGCTGGCTGCGAGACGAGTTCAAGCCCGACGTCGTCCACATCACGAACTCGATGTTTCTGGGCCTTGTACGCAGACTCAAACAAGAGCTGGGAGTTCCGGTTGTGGTTGCGGTGCAGGGAGAGGATCTCTTCATCGATGATCTTCCGTCCGCGTATCGCGAAAAAGTCGTCGCCGAGATGCGCGCACGTGCGCAAGATGCCGACATCTTTCTCGCCCCCAACGAGTTCTACGCCGACAGAATGGCCGAACTGCTTGGCGTCGAGCGCCACAAGCTCACCGTAGTACCGCTGGGCCTCAAGCTCGACGGGCACCGCGAGCCACTTGCCGACCGAGGAGCCGGTGAGTCGCTCTCGATCGGCTACCTTGCGCGGATCTGCCCCGAGAAGGGCCTCCACATTCTGGTCGACGCCTTCCTGGTCCTGGCCGCGGAAGACGGGCGCGAAGATCTTCGGTTGCGGGTCGCCGGCTATCTCGGTGCCAAGGATCGCTCCTACTATCTGGACCTGGAAAGAAAGCTCCACGAGGCCGGTCTGATCGAGCGCTTCGACTTTCTCGGCGAGGTCGATCGACGCGCCAAGATCTCGTTTCTGCGCTCGCTCGACGTCTTCTCGGTGCCGACCGTCTACCGCGAAGCCAAGGGCATTTCGGTTCTCGAGGCCATGGCCAACGCGGTGCCGGTCGTCCAGCCCGAACACGGGTCCTTCCCGGAGATGATTCGAGCCATCGGCGGTGGCACCCTGGTCGAGCCGCGCTCGGTCGAGGCCCTGGCCGAGGGGCTGCGAGAACTCCTCGACGCGCCCGACGAAAGGAGTCGTCTCGGCGAAGCCGGCCGAGCCGCCGTCCTCGGGCGCTTCGGCGAAGAGCCGATGGCGGAAGCCACGGCTGCGCTCTACCAGACCCTGATCGACGGCTAG
- a CDS encoding DUF1697 domain-containing protein gives MTRHVAFLRGMNVGGHRIKNPALCSHFEALGFANVSAFMASGNVIFDAPDEPSVLARRIEESLACSLGYAVPTFLRAADEIRAIAQREPFAQQVREESVGRIQVAMLSNRPTSPARQAVSGLATEQDRLTIHGSELFWLPLGYMLESELDLAAIEAVLGPMTFRSKRTVERIVAKFFND, from the coding sequence ATGACAAGGCACGTCGCTTTCTTGCGCGGAATGAACGTCGGCGGCCATCGAATCAAGAATCCCGCACTCTGCAGCCACTTCGAGGCCCTCGGGTTCGCCAACGTCTCAGCCTTTATGGCAAGTGGCAACGTCATCTTCGACGCGCCGGACGAGCCGAGTGTGCTCGCCCGTCGCATCGAAGAAAGTCTTGCGTGTTCACTGGGCTACGCAGTACCGACGTTCCTGCGCGCAGCGGACGAGATTCGCGCAATTGCCCAGCGAGAGCCGTTCGCGCAACAGGTGCGCGAAGAGTCCGTAGGAAGAATACAGGTGGCTATGCTCTCGAACAGGCCGACCTCCCCGGCTCGCCAAGCGGTATCGGGACTGGCAACCGAACAGGATCGGCTCACGATCCACGGCAGCGAGCTCTTCTGGCTGCCGCTCGGGTACATGTTGGAATCCGAGCTCGACCTGGCCGCGATCGAAGCCGTGCTGGGGCCGATGACGTTCCGCAGCAAGCGGACCGTGGAGCGGATCGTAGCGAAGTTCTTCAACGATTGA
- a CDS encoding acyl-CoA thioesterase encodes MSVTKQPVHTYRRRIEFVDTDVSGNIHFSRFFVFMETAEHELLRSLGTTVHLEQDNRTIGWPRVDAHCKYLKPVRFGDELEVRVFIERQGTKSMTYRFGFHCRGEQVAEGKMSSVCCVLGDNGALQTIPIPDVIADKLRAALVGTSDSGKTSGAGDTP; translated from the coding sequence GTGAGCGTCACCAAGCAGCCCGTCCACACCTATCGCCGCCGCATCGAGTTCGTCGACACCGATGTCAGCGGCAATATCCACTTCTCCCGCTTCTTCGTTTTCATGGAGACCGCCGAGCACGAGCTCCTGAGATCGCTGGGTACCACGGTTCACCTCGAACAGGACAACCGGACGATCGGCTGGCCGCGGGTCGACGCTCACTGCAAGTACCTCAAGCCGGTTCGATTCGGAGACGAGCTCGAGGTTCGAGTCTTCATCGAGCGTCAGGGCACGAAGTCCATGACCTACCGCTTCGGCTTCCATTGCCGTGGCGAGCAGGTGGCCGAAGGCAAGATGTCTTCGGTCTGCTGCGTCCTCGGGGACAACGGCGCTCTCCAGACAATTCCAATTCCCGACGTCATCGCCGACAAGCTCCGAGCGGCGCTTGTGGGCACATCCGACTCCGGAAAGACATCAGGGGCAGGAGACACGCCATGA